A section of the Chlorocebus sabaeus isolate Y175 chromosome 13, mChlSab1.0.hap1, whole genome shotgun sequence genome encodes:
- the TAAR8 gene encoding LOW QUALITY PROTEIN: trace amine-associated receptor 8 (The sequence of the model RefSeq protein was modified relative to this genomic sequence to represent the inferred CDS: inserted 2 bases in 1 codon; deleted 1 base in 1 codon; substituted 3 bases at 3 genomic stop codons), with the protein MTNNFSQPVVQLCYGDVNGSCIKTPYSPGSWVILYTTFSFGSLLAVFGNLLVMTSVLHFKQLQSPTNFLIASLACADFLVGVTVIPFSTVRTVESCXYFGAKFCTLHSCCDAAFCYSSVLHLCFIYINRYIAITDHLAYPTKFTMSVSGICVSVSWILPLTYSGAVFYTGANDGGLEELVSALNCVGGCQIVVSQGXVLIDFLLFFIPILVMIIIYSKIFLIAKQQAIKIETTSSKVESSSESYKIRVAXREGKAAKTLGVMVIVFIISWLPYTIDILIDAFMSFLTPAYTYEICCXGAYYNSVMNPLIYALFYPWFRKAIKLILSGDVSKASSSTISLFSE; encoded by the exons ATGACCAACAATTTTTCCCAACCTGTTGTGCAGCTCTGCTATGGGGATGTGAAT GGATCTTGTATTAAAACTCCCTATTCTCCTGGGTCCTGGGTGATTCTGTATACGACGTTTAGTTTTGGGTCTTTGCTGGCTGTATTTGGAAATCTCTTAGTAATGACTTCTGTTCTTCATTTTAAGCAGCTGCAGTCTCCAACCAATTTTCTCATTGCCTCTCTGGCCTGTGCTGACTTCTTGGTAGGTGTGACTGTGATACCCTTCAGCACGGTCAGGACCGTAGAGAGCTGCTAGTATTTTGGAGCCAAATTTTGTACTCTTCACAGTTGCTGTGATGCGGCATTTTGTTACTCTTCTGTTCTCCACTTGTGCTTCATCTACATCAACAGATACATTGCCATTACTGACCACCTGGCCTATCCTACCAAGTTCACCATGTCTGTGTCCGGAATTTGTGTCAGCGTGTCCTGGATTCTGCCTCTCACATATAGCGGTGCTGTATTCTACACAGGTGCCAATGATGGTGGACTGGAGGAATTAGTAAGTGCTCTCAACTGTGTAGGTGGCTGTCAAATTGTTGTAAGTCAAGGCTAGGTGTTGATAGATTTTCTGTTATTCTTCATACCTATTCTTGTTATGATAATTATTTACAGTAAGATTTTTCTTATAGCTAAACAACAAGCTATAAAAATTGAAACTACTAGTAGCAAAGTAGAATCATCCTCAGAGAGTTACAAAATCAGAGTGGC GAGAGAGGGGAAAGCAGCTAAAACCCTGGGGGTCATGGtaatagtatttattatttcatggTTACCGTATACAATTGATATATTAATTGATGCCTTTATGAGCTTCCTGACCCCTGCCTATACCTATGAAATTTGCTGTTAGGGTGCTTACTATAACTCGGTCATGAATCCTTTgatttatgctttattttatcCTTGGTTTAGGAAAgccataaaacttattttaagtgGGGATGTTTCAAAGGCTAGTTCATCAACCATTAGCTTATTTTCAGAATAA